A window of Auraticoccus monumenti contains these coding sequences:
- the ileS gene encoding isoleucine--tRNA ligase, which produces MTDARTTTPGYRAVPAQIDLPAMEHEVLRRWEEQDTFARTLAEGEGRPEWTFYEGPPTANGTPGTHHIEARVFKDLFPRFKTMQGYHVDRKGGWDCHGLPVELAVEKELGLKNGKPDIEAYGIEAFNARCREAVMRNVDLFEQLTTRMGYWVDTEEPYRTMDPAYVESVWWALKQIFDKGLLVEDYRVTPYCPRCGTGLSDHELAQGYETITDPSVYVRLPLTSGPLEGRADLLVWTTTPWTLPSNALVAVNAEVTYVVARHEHETPVVVARDLLGSALGEGWSAGEETFTGEQMAGWRYSRPFELVPWPGQAHYVVTEDYVTTDGGTGLVHQAPVFGADDFDSVRRHGVELVNPIDTRGHFEEGIDLVGGTYFREANAPLMEDLGGRGLLFRAEQHEHSYPHCWRCHSALMYYALPSWYIRTTQVKDELLRENERTTWYPETIKWGRYGDWLNNNIDWAVSRSRYWGTPLPVWRNDADPGQLRCIGSLAELSELTGRDLSDLDPHRPFIDDVTFTVDGVEGTFRRVPEVIDAWFDSGSMPFAQHGYPHRPGSVEAFEKAYPADFIAEAIDQTRGWFYTLMAVGTLVFDRSSYQNVVCLGHILAEDGRKMSKHLGNILEPLPLMDTHGADAVRWFMAAGGSPWAARRVGHQTIGETVRKVLLTYWNSVSFQALYARANGWTPTGTAPAVAERHVLDRWLVSQTQTLVQQVTAALEDFDTQRTGTLVTEFVDGLSNWYVRRSRRRFWDGEASALWTLHETLQTLTCLMAPLAPFITERVWDDLFVASGAVEVDSVHRASWPVADESLVDEGLAASMALTRRVVELGRSARAEAKVKIRQPLSRVLIPTASAARLTDELRAEIAAELNIVSVESFSGAGDLVDHSAKGNFRALGKRYGKQTPLVAKAVADADAGELAAALHDGGTTTLTVPEVGDVELGPEDVLLTERPREGWSVVNEQGETVALDLELTPELVRAGLAREVVRLVQEARKDSGFEVSDRIRLAWSAEGQLAGALTEHAGLVAGEVLATEMSQAEPGDGWRRDDDLGLAFSVERV; this is translated from the coding sequence ATGACCGACGCCCGCACCACCACCCCCGGCTACCGCGCCGTCCCGGCCCAGATCGACCTGCCCGCCATGGAGCACGAGGTGCTGCGGCGCTGGGAGGAGCAGGACACCTTCGCCCGCACCCTGGCCGAGGGCGAGGGACGTCCGGAGTGGACCTTCTACGAGGGCCCGCCGACCGCCAACGGCACCCCCGGCACCCACCACATCGAGGCCCGCGTCTTCAAGGACCTCTTCCCCCGTTTCAAGACCATGCAGGGCTACCACGTCGACCGCAAGGGCGGCTGGGACTGCCACGGCCTGCCGGTCGAGCTGGCGGTGGAGAAGGAGCTCGGGCTCAAGAACGGCAAGCCCGACATCGAGGCGTACGGCATCGAGGCCTTCAACGCCCGCTGCCGCGAGGCCGTGATGCGCAACGTCGACCTCTTCGAGCAGCTGACCACCCGGATGGGCTACTGGGTCGACACCGAGGAGCCCTACCGGACCATGGACCCCGCCTACGTGGAGTCGGTCTGGTGGGCGCTCAAGCAGATCTTCGACAAGGGGCTGCTGGTCGAGGACTACCGCGTCACCCCCTACTGCCCGCGCTGCGGCACCGGGCTCAGCGACCACGAGCTCGCCCAGGGCTACGAGACCATCACCGACCCCTCGGTCTACGTCCGGCTGCCGCTGACCTCCGGCCCGCTGGAGGGTCGCGCCGACCTGCTGGTGTGGACGACGACGCCCTGGACGCTGCCATCCAACGCCCTGGTCGCGGTCAACGCCGAGGTGACCTACGTCGTCGCCCGCCACGAGCACGAGACGCCGGTCGTGGTGGCCCGCGACCTGCTCGGCTCCGCGCTGGGGGAGGGGTGGTCGGCCGGTGAGGAGACCTTCACCGGGGAGCAGATGGCGGGCTGGCGCTACAGCCGTCCCTTCGAGCTGGTGCCGTGGCCCGGTCAGGCCCACTACGTGGTCACCGAGGACTACGTGACCACCGACGGCGGCACCGGGCTGGTGCACCAGGCGCCGGTCTTCGGCGCCGACGACTTCGACTCGGTCCGCCGCCACGGCGTCGAGCTGGTCAACCCGATCGACACCCGCGGCCACTTCGAGGAGGGGATCGACCTCGTCGGCGGCACCTACTTCCGCGAGGCCAACGCCCCCCTGATGGAGGACCTCGGCGGCCGCGGGCTGCTCTTCCGCGCCGAGCAGCACGAGCACTCCTACCCGCACTGCTGGCGCTGCCACAGCGCGCTGATGTACTACGCGCTGCCCTCCTGGTACATCCGCACCACCCAGGTCAAGGACGAGCTGCTGCGGGAGAACGAGCGCACCACCTGGTACCCCGAGACCATCAAGTGGGGCCGCTACGGCGACTGGCTGAACAACAACATCGACTGGGCCGTCTCCCGCAGCCGCTACTGGGGCACCCCGCTGCCGGTCTGGCGCAACGACGCCGACCCCGGCCAGCTGCGCTGCATCGGTTCGCTGGCCGAGCTGTCGGAGCTGACCGGGCGGGACCTGAGCGACCTGGACCCGCACCGTCCCTTCATCGACGACGTCACCTTCACCGTCGACGGGGTCGAGGGGACCTTCCGCCGGGTGCCGGAGGTCATCGACGCCTGGTTCGACTCCGGCTCGATGCCCTTCGCCCAGCACGGCTACCCGCACCGCCCCGGCTCGGTGGAGGCCTTCGAGAAGGCGTACCCGGCCGACTTCATCGCCGAGGCCATCGACCAGACCCGCGGCTGGTTCTACACGCTGATGGCGGTGGGGACGCTGGTCTTCGACCGCTCCTCGTACCAGAACGTCGTCTGCCTGGGCCACATCCTGGCCGAGGACGGTCGCAAGATGAGCAAGCACCTCGGCAACATCCTCGAGCCGCTGCCGCTGATGGACACCCACGGCGCGGACGCGGTGCGCTGGTTCATGGCCGCCGGCGGGTCGCCCTGGGCGGCGCGCCGGGTGGGTCACCAGACCATCGGCGAGACCGTGCGCAAGGTGCTGCTGACCTACTGGAACTCGGTCTCCTTCCAGGCCCTCTACGCCCGGGCCAACGGCTGGACGCCCACCGGCACGGCCCCGGCGGTGGCCGAGCGCCACGTGCTGGACCGCTGGCTGGTGTCGCAGACCCAGACCCTGGTGCAGCAGGTGACCGCCGCGCTGGAGGACTTCGACACCCAGCGCACCGGGACCCTGGTCACCGAGTTCGTCGACGGCCTCTCCAACTGGTACGTCCGACGCTCGCGCCGGCGCTTCTGGGACGGCGAGGCCTCGGCCCTGTGGACCCTGCACGAGACGCTGCAGACCCTGACCTGCCTGATGGCCCCGCTGGCGCCCTTCATCACCGAGCGGGTCTGGGACGACCTGTTCGTGGCCTCGGGCGCGGTCGAGGTCGACTCGGTGCACCGGGCCTCCTGGCCGGTGGCCGACGAGTCGCTGGTGGACGAGGGGCTGGCCGCGTCGATGGCGCTCACCCGGCGGGTGGTGGAGCTGGGACGCTCGGCGCGGGCGGAGGCGAAGGTCAAGATCCGTCAGCCGCTGAGCCGGGTGCTGATCCCCACCGCCTCGGCCGCCCGGCTGACCGACGAGCTGCGGGCCGAGATCGCCGCCGAGCTGAACATCGTCTCGGTGGAGTCCTTCAGCGGGGCGGGCGACCTGGTCGACCACTCCGCCAAGGGCAACTTCCGGGCCCTGGGCAAGCGGTACGGCAAGCAGACCCCGCTGGTGGCCAAGGCGGTGGCCGACGCCGACGCCGGCGAGCTGGCGGCGGCCCTGCACGACGGCGGCACCACGACGCTCACCGTCCCCGAGGTGGGGGACGTCGAGCTCGGCCCCGAGGACGTCCTCCTCACCGAGCGGCCCCGCGAGGGCTGGTCGGTGGTCAACGAGCAGGGCGAGACCGTCGCCCTGGACCTCGAGCTGACCCCGGAGCTGGTCCGTGCCGGGCTGGCCCGGGAGGTGGTCCGGCTGGTGCAGGAGGCCCGCAAGGACTCCGGCTTCGAGGTCTCGGACCGGATCCGGCTGGCCTGGTCGGCCGAGGGACAGCTGGCCGGGGCGCTCACCGAGCACGCCGGCCTGGTGGCCGGGGAGGTGCTGGCCACGGAGATGTCCCAGGCCGAGCCGGGCGACGGCTGGCGCCGCGACGACGACCTCGGCCTCGCCTTCTCCGTCGAGCGGGTCTGA
- a CDS encoding LURP-one-related/scramblase family protein, giving the protein MSGYPNDPTSLERFALKQRLSMMTNRFEVRAGGADGPLLAVAQQKRLAMREQVTFFADEDRSQPLFGFKARSVMDLGTTYDVTDGAGAPIGWFKKEFGQSMLRSTFSVGVPHQGLEGSGQERSQLIALLRRFSDFSWPVHFDFTAGDVPIMSIERQWSLRDAYDVQLPAAPHGARMDWRVAACLAVGCDVLLSR; this is encoded by the coding sequence GTGAGCGGCTACCCGAACGACCCCACGTCCCTCGAGCGCTTCGCCCTCAAGCAGCGTCTCTCCATGATGACCAACCGGTTCGAGGTGCGGGCCGGCGGTGCCGACGGGCCCCTGCTGGCCGTGGCCCAGCAGAAGCGCCTGGCCATGCGCGAGCAGGTCACCTTCTTCGCCGACGAGGACCGTAGCCAGCCCCTGTTCGGCTTCAAGGCCCGCAGCGTGATGGACCTTGGCACCACCTACGACGTCACCGACGGCGCCGGCGCCCCGATCGGCTGGTTCAAGAAGGAGTTCGGGCAGAGCATGCTCCGCTCGACCTTCTCCGTCGGCGTCCCGCACCAGGGCCTCGAGGGGTCCGGCCAGGAGCGCAGCCAGCTGATCGCCCTGCTCCGCCGGTTCAGCGACTTCTCCTGGCCGGTGCACTTCGACTTCACCGCCGGGGACGTGCCGATCATGAGCATCGAGCGGCAGTGGTCGCTCCGTGACGCCTACGACGTCCAGCTCCCGGCCGCCCCGCACGGCGCCCGGATGGACTGGCGGGTCGCGGCCTGCCTGGCCGTCGGCTGCGACGTGCTGCTCAGCCGCTGA
- a CDS encoding 3-oxoacyl-ACP synthase III, with amino-acid sequence MASTATTSLRNAYRLQDTVILSATAVEAPERVTSAWIDEQLSETYSRLSMTPGKFEELAGVVARRWWPSGVSFIDGAAEAGAKALAEAGVEPGQVGLLINTSVSKDHLEPSAAVQVHDAIGLPATCLNFDISNACLGFINGMQVAGTMIDAGQIDYALIVNSENIRGLQEKAIARLQRPETTVAEVREQFATLTLGCGATAMVLGRGDQSSGGHRLLGGTHKSATHHHDLCVGDLSFMRTDTRGLFEAGLALALETFEDSAEEFGWHEVDHLVSHQTSLVHIAALCARLGLDQAKFPLSLPEFGNMGPAAAPFTLATSQDRFEPGDRVMMLGIGSGLNTSFADILW; translated from the coding sequence ATGGCCAGCACCGCCACCACCAGCCTGAGGAACGCCTACCGGCTGCAGGACACCGTGATCCTGTCGGCGACCGCCGTGGAGGCGCCCGAGCGCGTCACCTCGGCCTGGATCGACGAGCAGCTGAGCGAGACCTACTCCCGGTTGTCGATGACCCCGGGCAAGTTCGAGGAGCTGGCCGGCGTGGTCGCCCGCCGGTGGTGGCCGAGCGGGGTGAGCTTCATCGACGGAGCCGCCGAGGCCGGCGCGAAGGCCCTGGCCGAGGCCGGGGTGGAGCCGGGGCAGGTGGGGCTGCTGATCAACACCTCGGTCAGCAAGGACCACCTGGAGCCCTCGGCCGCGGTCCAGGTGCACGACGCCATCGGGCTGCCGGCCACCTGCCTCAACTTCGACATCTCCAACGCCTGCCTGGGCTTCATCAACGGCATGCAGGTGGCCGGGACGATGATCGACGCCGGCCAGATCGACTACGCGCTGATCGTGAACAGCGAGAACATCCGCGGGCTGCAGGAGAAGGCCATCGCCCGGTTGCAGCGGCCGGAGACGACCGTCGCCGAGGTGCGTGAGCAGTTCGCCACGCTGACCCTGGGCTGCGGCGCCACCGCGATGGTGCTGGGCCGCGGCGACCAGAGCAGCGGGGGACACCGGCTCCTGGGCGGCACCCACAAGTCGGCGACCCACCACCACGACCTGTGCGTCGGGGACCTGTCCTTCATGCGCACCGACACCCGCGGTCTCTTCGAGGCCGGGCTGGCCCTGGCCCTGGAGACCTTCGAGGACTCCGCGGAGGAGTTCGGCTGGCACGAGGTGGACCACCTGGTCTCCCACCAGACCTCGCTGGTGCACATTGCCGCCCTCTGCGCCCGGCTGGGGCTGGACCAGGCGAAGTTCCCGCTGTCGCTGCCGGAGTTCGGCAACATGGGCCCGGCCGCCGCACCCTTCACCCTGGCCACCTCCCAGGACCGCTTCGAGCCCGGGGACCGGGTGATGATGCTCGGCATCGGGTCCGGTCTGAACACCTCCTTCGCCGACATCCTCTGGTGA
- a CDS encoding alpha/beta fold hydrolase, which translates to MPTHAPEPDWPADLDPRWSRRLTAPDAEGVPRRWHLLDTAADRAPEEVAELPTLLCLHGNPTWSYLWRRLLATCPEGWRVIAPDQLGMGFSEPAAGSLASPRRLAQRVEDLSRLTEALGLRGPVVAVGHDWGGPVVSGWAVSHAGLLAGIVLANTAVFQDPEVTFSGLIRLARTPGLLETVCVRTPTFLHGATALSRPPLPKQVRDGLLRPYRRAADRGRIGQFVADVPLEPDHPTRATLDAVAEGVAGLDVPALLLRGTRDPVFTEAHLRDLMTRLPQADVHRYEGASHLVTEDRPQYAATVWQWVGLQPALPPTGPGQPSGSDQPDPSQGPEGDVEPSSHADQAVGDAAASGVGARPPWWRQSARADDPTTAVVEMATGRTTSFAELEADVVAVARGLLSIGVRPGQRVATLVTPGIDLTVLVYACWRIGAVIVVADAGLGVRSLGRALRGAGPDVVVGIPVALAATRAMRVPGRRVVAGELPARVRKALAVEHDLDSLRELGRTSTLDIEEARRSVLDADGDADCAVLFTSGATGPSKGVVYRLSQLSAQLEVLRETMGFGPDSRFVAAFAPFALYGPALGVPASVPDMDVTAPGTLTAGTLADAVARLEATVVFASPAALASVVATADALDDDQRRALAGVRRLMSAGAPVPAGLLRRLSAVVPAAELHTPYGMTEALPLTDITLDEIDEVGAGEGVCVGRPRPGVTMRVAPLPRTPDGEDGDPVDTPGVTGELWVTAAHVKERYDRLWATQHEATPGPRWHRTGDVGHLDEQGRVWVEGRRVHVVHGPDGPVTPVGIEQRVETLDDVRQACVAGVGPAGTQQVVVVLVPEPGVAVDGVVAPPGLAAEVRRVAGTDIAAVLCAPALPVDIRHQSKIDRTAVSRWADRVLAGRRPGRLARPPRPRKRSR; encoded by the coding sequence GTGCCGACGCACGCCCCCGAGCCGGACTGGCCCGCCGACCTCGACCCGAGGTGGTCGCGCCGGCTGACGGCCCCCGACGCCGAGGGCGTCCCGCGCCGCTGGCACCTGCTCGACACCGCCGCCGACCGGGCGCCGGAGGAGGTCGCCGAGCTCCCCACCCTGCTGTGCCTGCACGGCAACCCCACCTGGTCCTACCTGTGGCGCCGGCTGCTGGCCACCTGCCCCGAGGGGTGGCGCGTGATCGCCCCGGACCAGCTCGGGATGGGCTTCTCCGAGCCGGCCGCGGGCTCGCTCGCCTCACCGCGCCGGCTGGCCCAGCGCGTGGAGGACCTGTCCCGGCTGACCGAGGCCCTCGGCCTGCGCGGACCCGTGGTCGCGGTGGGTCACGACTGGGGTGGCCCGGTGGTCAGCGGCTGGGCGGTGTCCCACGCCGGGCTGCTGGCCGGGATCGTGCTGGCCAACACCGCGGTGTTCCAGGACCCCGAGGTCACCTTCTCCGGTCTGATCCGGCTGGCCCGCACCCCGGGGCTGCTGGAGACGGTGTGCGTGCGCACCCCCACCTTCTTGCACGGCGCCACCGCCCTGTCGCGCCCCCCGCTGCCGAAGCAGGTCCGCGACGGGCTGCTGCGGCCCTACCGCCGTGCGGCGGACCGGGGCCGGATCGGGCAGTTCGTCGCCGACGTGCCGCTCGAGCCGGACCACCCGACCCGCGCCACCCTGGACGCCGTCGCCGAGGGCGTCGCCGGACTGGACGTCCCCGCGCTGCTGCTCCGCGGCACCCGCGACCCGGTGTTCACCGAGGCCCACCTGCGCGACCTGATGACCCGGCTCCCCCAGGCCGACGTGCACCGCTACGAGGGCGCCTCGCACCTGGTCACCGAGGACCGTCCGCAGTACGCCGCCACGGTGTGGCAGTGGGTCGGCCTGCAGCCTGCGCTGCCGCCGACCGGACCCGGCCAGCCGTCCGGCTCCGACCAGCCCGACCCCTCCCAGGGCCCGGAGGGTGACGTTGAGCCCTCGTCGCACGCGGACCAGGCGGTCGGGGACGCCGCCGCCTCCGGGGTGGGTGCCAGGCCGCCGTGGTGGCGTCAGAGCGCGCGCGCCGACGACCCGACCACCGCCGTGGTCGAGATGGCCACCGGCCGCACCACCAGCTTCGCCGAGCTCGAGGCCGACGTGGTGGCGGTGGCCCGCGGTCTGCTGTCCATCGGGGTGCGTCCGGGGCAGCGGGTGGCCACCCTGGTCACGCCCGGGATCGACCTGACCGTGCTGGTCTACGCCTGCTGGCGGATCGGGGCGGTGATCGTGGTGGCCGACGCCGGCCTCGGTGTGCGCTCCCTCGGCCGGGCGCTGCGCGGCGCCGGCCCGGACGTGGTGGTGGGCATCCCGGTGGCGTTGGCCGCGACCCGGGCGATGCGGGTGCCGGGACGCCGGGTGGTGGCCGGTGAGCTGCCGGCCCGGGTCCGGAAGGCGCTGGCCGTGGAGCACGACCTGGACTCGCTGCGGGAGCTCGGGCGGACGTCCACCCTCGACATCGAGGAGGCCCGTCGCAGCGTGCTGGACGCCGACGGCGACGCCGACTGCGCGGTCCTCTTCACCTCCGGGGCGACCGGCCCGTCCAAGGGTGTGGTCTACCGGCTGAGCCAGCTCTCGGCCCAGCTGGAGGTGCTGCGCGAGACGATGGGCTTCGGCCCCGACAGCCGCTTCGTCGCCGCCTTCGCCCCCTTCGCCCTGTACGGCCCGGCCCTCGGTGTCCCGGCCTCGGTCCCCGACATGGACGTCACCGCACCGGGCACGCTGACCGCCGGCACCCTCGCCGACGCGGTGGCCCGGCTGGAGGCCACCGTGGTGTTCGCCTCCCCCGCCGCCCTGGCCAGCGTGGTCGCCACCGCCGACGCCCTCGACGACGACCAGCGCCGCGCCCTGGCCGGGGTGCGGCGGCTGATGTCGGCCGGTGCCCCGGTGCCGGCCGGGCTGCTGCGCCGGCTGAGCGCGGTGGTCCCCGCCGCCGAGCTCCACACCCCCTACGGGATGACCGAGGCGCTCCCGCTGACCGACATCACCCTGGACGAGATCGACGAGGTCGGGGCCGGTGAGGGCGTCTGCGTCGGACGTCCGCGGCCCGGGGTGACGATGCGCGTCGCGCCGCTGCCCCGCACCCCCGACGGCGAGGACGGCGACCCGGTGGACACCCCCGGGGTGACCGGTGAGCTGTGGGTGACCGCCGCGCACGTCAAGGAGCGCTACGACCGGCTCTGGGCCACCCAGCACGAGGCCACCCCCGGCCCGCGCTGGCACCGCACCGGCGACGTCGGGCACCTGGACGAGCAGGGCCGGGTCTGGGTCGAGGGCCGGCGCGTGCACGTGGTGCACGGACCGGACGGACCGGTGACGCCGGTGGGGATCGAGCAGCGGGTCGAGACCCTGGACGACGTCCGCCAGGCCTGCGTGGCCGGGGTGGGGCCGGCCGGCACCCAGCAGGTGGTGGTCGTGCTGGTGCCGGAACCCGGCGTGGCCGTCGACGGGGTGGTGGCCCCGCCCGGGCTGGCCGCCGAGGTCCGGCGGGTCGCCGGCACCGACATCGCCGCCGTGCTGTGCGCTCCCGCGCTGCCGGTCGACATCCGGCACCAGTCCAAGATCGACCGCACCGCGGTCTCCCGGTGGGCCGACCGGGTGCTCGCCGGGAGGCGTCCCGGCCGGCTGGCCCGTCCGCCGCGTCCTCGGAAGAGGTCGAGGTGA
- a CDS encoding NAD-dependent epimerase/dehydratase family protein produces MRVLVTGASGMLGGGVARALAARGDDVTVLQRRPSALEGVREHRGDLRDDAAVAEAVRGQDAVVHLAAKVNVVGPWAEYEAINVGGTRSVVAACRDSGVGRLVHISSPSVAHAGHALVGVGAQPADPAGARGPYARSKAMAEQVALAAAEPGRLAVAVLRPHLVWGPGDTQLVARIVERSRRGRLPLLGAGAAMMDTTYVDNAVDAVVAALDRAEVASGEPLVVSNGEPRTISEIIGGFCDAAGVPRPRRHVPVPLALAAGSLVGGAVALRQRLGHDVETDPPLTRFLAEQLSTAHWFDQRRTRELLDWRPRVSLDEGFARLAASYA; encoded by the coding sequence GTGAGGGTCCTGGTCACCGGCGCCAGCGGGATGCTCGGTGGCGGGGTGGCTCGGGCGCTGGCCGCCCGGGGGGACGACGTCACCGTGCTCCAGCGGCGCCCCTCCGCCCTGGAGGGGGTCCGCGAGCACCGCGGTGACCTGCGCGACGACGCCGCCGTGGCCGAGGCCGTCCGCGGGCAGGACGCCGTGGTGCACCTGGCGGCCAAGGTCAACGTGGTCGGGCCGTGGGCGGAGTACGAGGCGATCAACGTGGGCGGGACCCGCAGCGTGGTGGCGGCCTGCCGCGACTCCGGCGTCGGGCGCCTGGTGCACATCTCCTCCCCGTCGGTGGCCCACGCCGGGCACGCCCTGGTCGGGGTCGGTGCGCAGCCGGCCGACCCGGCGGGCGCCCGCGGCCCCTACGCGCGGAGCAAGGCGATGGCCGAGCAGGTGGCCCTGGCCGCCGCCGAGCCCGGACGCCTGGCCGTCGCGGTGCTGCGCCCGCACCTGGTCTGGGGGCCCGGCGACACCCAGCTGGTGGCGCGGATCGTCGAGCGGTCCCGACGCGGCCGCCTGCCGCTGCTCGGAGCCGGCGCGGCGATGATGGACACCACCTACGTGGACAACGCCGTGGACGCCGTGGTGGCCGCGCTGGACCGCGCCGAGGTCGCCTCCGGCGAGCCGCTCGTGGTCAGCAACGGCGAACCACGGACCATCAGCGAGATCATCGGCGGCTTCTGCGACGCCGCCGGGGTCCCCCGTCCCCGACGGCACGTCCCGGTGCCGCTGGCGCTGGCCGCCGGCAGCCTGGTCGGCGGCGCCGTGGCCCTGCGCCAGCGGCTGGGCCACGACGTGGAGACCGACCCGCCGCTGACCCGGTTCCTGGCCGAGCAGCTCTCCACCGCGCACTGGTTCGACCAGCGTCGGACCCGTGAGCTGCTGGACTGGCGCCCCCGGGTCTCCCTCGACGAGGGCTTCGCCCGGCTCGCCGCCTCCTACGCCTGA
- a CDS encoding ThuA domain-containing protein translates to MPRSRPIHVTVWGENRHEQHEEHVRAIYPDGMHTTIAEGIVENLGEGVTVATATLDDPEHGLTEDVLAQTDVLTWWGHAAHGEVSDEVVERVHRHVLAGMGLIVLHSGHWSKIFGKLMGTSCTLRWRSEHDRELVWTVDPTHPIAQGVPQPMIIPEDEMYGEFFDIPTPDHLVFLSTFTGGEVIRSGCCFTRGHGRIFYFSPGDQDYPVYHHDGVRRVISNAVQWAVTDRDRREVPVLLRYETDDFYHGHGYTGAMDTEVRGGAEDGQEGPA, encoded by the coding sequence GTGCCCAGGTCCCGTCCGATCCACGTCACCGTCTGGGGTGAGAACCGCCACGAGCAGCACGAGGAGCACGTGCGGGCCATCTACCCCGACGGCATGCACACCACCATCGCCGAGGGCATCGTCGAGAACCTGGGCGAGGGCGTCACCGTGGCCACCGCCACCCTCGACGACCCCGAGCACGGCCTCACCGAGGACGTCCTGGCCCAGACCGACGTGCTGACCTGGTGGGGCCACGCCGCCCACGGCGAGGTCTCCGACGAGGTGGTGGAGCGGGTGCACCGCCACGTCCTGGCCGGGATGGGGCTGATCGTGCTGCACTCCGGGCACTGGTCGAAGATCTTCGGGAAGCTGATGGGCACCAGCTGCACCCTGCGCTGGCGCAGCGAGCACGACCGCGAGCTGGTCTGGACCGTCGACCCGACGCACCCCATCGCCCAGGGCGTCCCGCAGCCGATGATCATCCCCGAGGACGAGATGTACGGGGAGTTCTTCGACATCCCCACGCCGGACCACCTGGTCTTCCTGTCCACCTTCACCGGTGGTGAGGTGATCCGCTCCGGCTGCTGCTTCACCCGCGGCCACGGCCGGATCTTCTACTTCTCCCCCGGCGACCAAGACTACCCGGTCTACCACCACGACGGCGTCCGCCGGGTGATCTCCAACGCGGTGCAGTGGGCGGTGACGGACCGTGACCGCCGCGAGGTGCCGGTGCTGCTGCGCTACGAGACCGACGACTTCTACCACGGCCACGGCTACACCGGCGCCATGGACACCGAGGTGCGCGGTGGCGCCGAGGACGGTCAGGAGGGCCCTGCGTGA
- a CDS encoding Gfo/Idh/MocA family protein — MSAPLPDPLPVVSVGAGGMGRAWLQVLRASPDVELVGVVDLDLDAARAAVADLGAPDLPLGTDAVELARRTGARAVVDVTVPVAHHPVTTAALFAGLPVLGEKPVAATLAQSLSLAAAAEVTGQLFMVSQSRRWNPQLARLAQQVSALGAVGAVSVDFFKAPRFGGFREEMAHPLLVDMAIHHFDAARYLLEGEPVSVYCEAWNPPWSWYHGDASASAVFEFSSGARFTFDGSWCAPGAETSWNGSWRVSGEHGTARWSGDDEPEVDTTAPVPTTEVTAHDGIAGSLAIFVDALRSGTVPGGEVHENVLSLAMVEAAVESAARRERVLLDDVLARAREQAVAEETRDDVRAALEGWGSVREALVGFAPRAADTSP; from the coding sequence GTGAGCGCGCCGCTCCCGGACCCGCTCCCGGTGGTGTCGGTCGGGGCCGGCGGCATGGGACGGGCCTGGCTGCAGGTGCTCCGGGCCAGCCCGGACGTCGAGCTGGTCGGGGTCGTCGACCTCGACCTGGACGCCGCCCGCGCCGCGGTGGCCGACCTCGGCGCGCCGGACCTCCCGCTGGGCACCGATGCGGTCGAGCTGGCCCGCCGGACCGGGGCCCGGGCGGTGGTCGACGTCACCGTGCCGGTGGCCCACCACCCGGTGACCACGGCGGCCCTCTTCGCCGGGCTCCCGGTGCTCGGGGAGAAGCCGGTCGCGGCCACCCTGGCCCAGTCGCTGTCGCTGGCCGCGGCGGCGGAGGTGACCGGCCAGCTGTTCATGGTCAGCCAGTCCCGGCGCTGGAACCCCCAGCTGGCCCGGCTGGCCCAGCAGGTCTCCGCGCTCGGGGCGGTCGGCGCCGTCTCGGTGGACTTCTTCAAGGCGCCCCGCTTCGGCGGGTTCCGCGAGGAGATGGCCCACCCGCTGCTGGTCGACATGGCGATCCACCACTTCGACGCCGCCCGGTACCTGCTCGAGGGGGAACCGGTGTCGGTCTACTGCGAGGCCTGGAACCCGCCGTGGAGCTGGTACCACGGCGACGCCTCGGCGAGCGCGGTGTTCGAGTTCAGCAGCGGTGCCCGGTTCACCTTCGACGGCTCCTGGTGCGCACCGGGGGCGGAGACGTCGTGGAACGGCTCCTGGCGGGTCAGCGGCGAGCACGGCACCGCCCGCTGGAGCGGTGACGACGAGCCGGAGGTCGACACCACGGCCCCGGTGCCCACCACGGAGGTGACGGCCCACGACGGCATCGCCGGCTCGCTGGCCATCTTCGTCGACGCGCTCCGCTCCGGGACCGTGCCGGGAGGTGAGGTGCACGAGAACGTGCTCAGCCTGGCCATGGTGGAGGCCGCGGTGGAGTCGGCCGCGCGTCGCGAGCGGGTGCTGCTCGACGACGTCCTCGCCCGGGCCCGGGAGCAGGCGGTGGCGGAGGAGACCCGCGACGACGTCCGCGCCGCGCTGGAGGGCTGGGGCTCGGTGCGCGAGGCCCTGGTCGGCTTCGCCCCGCGGGCCGCCGACACGTCACCCTGA